From Brassica oleracea var. oleracea cultivar TO1000 chromosome C3, BOL, whole genome shotgun sequence, a single genomic window includes:
- the LOC106334419 gene encoding 40S ribosomal protein S3-2-like, with the protein MATQISKKRKFVADGVFYAELNEVLTRELAEDGYSGVEVRVTPMRTEIIIRATRTQNVLGEKGRRIRELTSLVQKRFRFPQDSVELYAEKVANRGLCAIAQAESLRYKLLGGLAVRRACYGVLRFVMESGAKGCEVIVSGKLRAARAKSMKFKDGYMVSSGQPTKDYIDSAVRHVLLRQGVLGIKVKVMLDWDPKGINGPKTPLPDVVIIHAPKEEDVNSAPAQVSAPAALAPEAPLTAVDYPEMIPVA; encoded by the exons ATGGCGACGCAAATCAGCAAGAAGAGAAAG TTTGTAGCTGACGGTGTGTTCTACGCTGAGCTGAACGAGGTCTTAACCAGAGAGCTTGCGGAAGATGGTTACTCTGGTGTGGAGGTTAGGGTTACTCCAATGAGGACTGAGATCATCATCAGAGCCACACGTACCCAAAATGTTCTCG GTGAGAAGGGAAGGAGGATCAGAGAGTTGACATCTCTTGTGCAGAAGAGATTCAGATTCCCTCAAGACAGTGTTGAGCTTTACGCCGAGAAGGTTGCCAACAGAGGTCTCTGCGCCATTGCTCAGGCCGAGTCTCTCCGTTACAAGCTCCTCGGTGGTCTTGCTGTCCGCAG GGCTTGCTATGGTGTCTTGAGATTCGTCATGGAGAGTGGTGCTAAGGGTTGTGAG GTGATTGTGAGTGGAAAGCTCCGTGCAGCACGTGCCAAGTCCATGAAATTCAAGGACGGTTACATGGTTTCCTCTGGTCAACCAACCAAGGATTACATCGACTCTGCTGTCAGACATGTTCTTCTTAGACAG GGTGTGCTTGGAATCAAGGTGAAGGTCATGCTTGACTGGGACCCTAAGGGAATAAATGGACCAAAGACACCATTGCCTGATGTTGTCATCATCCATGCTCCCAAGGAGGAAGACGTCAACTCTGCACCTGCTCAGGTTTCTGCTCCGGCTGCTCTTGCACCAGAAGCTCCCCTCACTGCCGTAGACTACCCTGAGATGATCCCAGTCGCCTAG
- the LOC106334422 gene encoding probable glutathione peroxidase 2 gives MAEESPESIYDFAVKDIEGKDVSLSQFKGKTLLIVNVASKCGLTDANYKELNVLYDKYKDQGLEILAFPCNQFLGQEPGNNEEIQQTVCTRFKAEFPIFDKVDVNGKNTAPLYKYLKAEKGGLLIDAIKWNFTKFLVSPDGKVSQRYSPRTSPLQFEKDIQSLLGQASS, from the exons ATGGCGGAGGAATCTCCAGAGTCTATCTACGACTTCGCCGTTAAG GATATTGAAGGTAAAGATGTGAGTTTGAGCCAATTCAAAGGCAAAACTCTTTTGATTGTAAACGTTGCCTCCAAATG TGGTCTGACGGATGCAAACTACAAGGAACTGAATGTTCTATACGATAAATACAAGGACCAAG GGTTGGAGATTTTAGCGTTTCCGTGCAATCAGTTCTTGGGACAAGAACCAGGAAACAATGAAGAGATCCAACAAACTGTCTGCACAAGGTTCAAAGCTGAGTTCCCCATCTTTGACAAG GTGGATGTGAACGGGAAGAACACGGCGCCATTATACAAATACTTGAAAGCAGAGAAAGGAGGTTTGCTTATTGACGCAATCAAATGGAACTTCACAAAGTTCTTGGTTTCACCTGACGGCAAAGTCTCCCAGAGATATTCTCCTAGAACCTCTCCTCTTCAATTCGAG AAAGACATTCAATCTCTGTTGGGACAGGCTTCATCTTGA
- the LOC106335600 gene encoding FBD-associated F-box protein At5g38590-like gives MKILSFLPTKVAVSTSILSKQWRFLWMWLPNLEYTSTSPIRTYYSNSPALVEFIDKNLPLHRAPVIERLSLDLTYSRHTQPEHIKRWLEVAVSRHVRDLDIHYYSEDENVLPSSFYTCSSLVILKLSGVTLVDVPSTAACLPSLKTLRLQDLTYQHDDSLQGLLDICPALEDLSVDFVREHSMGEITFIVPTLQRLSLFMADEWDLCGYVIDTPCLKYLKLEDWNYWSHDIEIKDMPELKDAYVDVVSPVLKSVIGSITSVKHLTICSEISKSGGEYSGGFVFNQLKHLKQCVCKENSSDLLGQLLKDSPNLRLLDISHMEDHGYDEGNEMVCWNQPSRVPECLLSSLQILRWSRYFGRPQERDIAVYILKRAPRLKKARIIADTQEHDVPNLEMITELALSSRASSRCELVFVKGPPVWKDKEDCMC, from the exons ATGAAGATACTGTCGTTTCTTCCGACAAAAGTTGCCGTCTCCACTAGCATCTTGTCTAAGCAATGGCGGTTTCTTTGGATGTGGTTGCCTAACCTTGAGTACACTAGTACTAGTCCCATACGCACTTATTATTCAAATTCTCCTGCGCTTGTCGAATTCATCGACAAGAATCTACCGTTGCATAGAGCTCCAGTCATAGAACGCTTGTCCCTCGACTTAACTTATAGTAGACACACTCAGCCCGAACACATCAAACGGTGGCTGGAAGTCGCAGTTTCTCGCCACGTACGTGACCTAGACATTCACTATTATTCCGAGGATGAGAACGTCCTTCCGAGCAGCTTTTACACCTGCAGCTCGCTTGTTATCCTGAAACTCAGCGGCGTAACTCTCGTAGATGTTCCCTCTACGGCGGCTTGTCTTCCCTCTCTGAAAACTTTGCGTCTTCAGGATCTCACGTACCAACATGATGACTCTCTTCAAGGGCTTCTTGATATATGTCCTGCTCTTGAAGACTTGTCGGTGGATTTTGTTAGGGAACACAGCATGGGAGAGATCACTTTTATCGTCCCAACTTTACAGAGGTTATCGCTCTTTATGGCAGATGAATGGGATTTGTGTGGGTATGTGATAGATACTCCTTGTTTGAAGTATCTCAAACTTGAGGACTGGAACTATTGGAGTCACGACATTGAGATTAAAGATATGCCTGAGCTGAAAGACGCATATGTGGATGTTGTGTCCCCTGTTCTCAAGAGTGTCATTGGTTCCATCACATCTGTCAAGCATCTTACTATATGCTCTGAG ATCTCAAAAAGTGGTGGGGAGTATAGTGGTGGTTTTGTTTTCAATCAGCTAAAGCATCTGAAGCAATGCGTGTGCAAGGAGAATTCGTCAGATCTTCTTGGCCAGTTGCTCAAAGATTCTCCTAACTTACGACTACTAGACATCTCTCACATGGAA GATCACGGGTATGATGAGGGTAATGAGATGGTTTGCTGGAACCAACCGAGTCGTGTACCTGAATGTCTATTGTCGAGTCTACAAATTTTGAGATGGTCAAGATACTTTGGGAGACCCCAAGAAAGAGATATTGCGGTTTACATCTTAAAACGCGCTCCCCGCTTAAAGAAGGCAAGGATTATTGCTGATACACAAGAACATGATGTTCCAAACCTTGAGATGATCACGGAGTTGGCATTATCTTCCCGAGCTTCAAGCAGATGCGAACTTGTATTTGTTAAAGGGCCTCCTGTTTGGAAAGATAAGGAAGATTGTATGTGCTAA
- the LOC106335601 gene encoding uncharacterized protein LOC106335601, which produces MMFESPSKKRWKLLSSSSSYRETIVLGRRYSKSCREQKQQGRRYTEERLLPKWKVLLRKLKLLPSPRFTKVTAYELDDYSLNFDQGPGWHDHDEPENLARSFSSRFADPTKNIRATRLLLY; this is translated from the coding sequence ATGATGTTTGAGTCTCCAAGCAAGAAGAGATGGAAGTTGTTATCATCATCTTCATCTTATAGAGAGACAATTGTGCTTGGAAGAAGATATAGTAAAAGTTGCAGAGAGCAGAAGCAACAAGGAAGAAGATATACTGAAGAGAGACTCTTGCCGAAGTGGAAAGTTCTGTTGAGGAAGCTCAAGTTGTTGCCTTCTCCTAGATTCACAAAGGTCACAGCTTATGAGCTTGACGATTACTCTTTGAATTTTGATCAAGGGCCCGGATGGCACGACCACGATGAGCCCGAGAATCTTGCTAGGTCTTTCTCTTCTCGGTTTGCTGATCCCACCAAGAATATTAGAGCAACACGCTTGCTCTTGTATTAA
- the LOC106335599 gene encoding preprotein translocase subunit SCY2, chloroplastic, with the protein MNSSQACLFHSPLQPISLPQPSYGFVSKRDPSLCYQPFRSRRCLATNLNISRTRETCFIHLNRRHLSTKERKSFSISYSDKRRNESIGSDEVLTDALDVEIVPQNSVVSKTLQDNNNRPKSFRNRFLDFVRISSVLNTAAERFFKSEIRRRLFVTAVLLVLSRVGYFIPLPGFDRRLIPQDYLSFVSGSVEELGEFGAEIKLSLFQLGLSPQIIASILMQVLCHVLPSLVKLRKEGLDGHEKIKSYIWWLSFFFAIVEGIVVACTSLQYSVFAATAQVKHVMLTASLLVCGAMTMTWLCDTISESGFGHGSSLIICVGILTGYTETLHKMLNQISGSFTNWLPYLLGVLGIFTVVTMFAVVVTEGCRKIKLQYYGFKLASASREGSPITEVEPYIPFNINPAGMQPVLTTTYLLAFPSILASIVGSPFLLHVKEILNPESTVGAPPWVYYSVYAFFVFLFNIFDIANLPKEIADYLNKMGARIPNIKPGKATIEYLTKIQASTRFWGGLLLSFLATSSSVLDHYLRSINQGFSIGFTSVLIIVGSIIELRRSYHAYNVMPSLSKALKRYGV; encoded by the exons ATGAATTCTTCCCAAGCTTGCCTCTTCCATTCTCCTCTTCAACCTATCTCTCTTCCGCAGCCCTCCTATGGCTTCGTCTCTAAGC GCGACCCATCTCTGTGCTATCAACCATTTCGATCCAGAAGATGCCTCGCTACGAATTTGAATATTTCAAGAACCAGAGAAACCTGTTTCATACATCTGAACAGAAGACATCTCTCTACAAAAGAAAGGAAGAGTTTTTCTATTAGTTACTCCGATAAGCGCAGAAATGAATCTATTGGCAGCGATGAGGTTCTTACAGATGCTTTGGATGTGGAGATTGTTCCTCAGAACTCTGTCGTCTCCAAAACACTGCAGGATAATAATAATAGGCCAAAGTCTTTTAGAAACAGGTTTCTTGATTTTGTCCGGATAAGTTCAGTGCTCAACACCGCAGCGGAGAGGTTCTTTAAGAGCGAGATAAGGAGGAGGTTGTTTGTGACGGCTGTGTTGCTTGTACTTAGCCGCGTTGGGTATTTTATCCCTTTGCCTGGGTTCGACAGGAGGTTAATACCTCAGGATTATCTTAGCTTTGTCTCAGGTTCTGTTG AGGAACTGGGTGAGTTTGGGGCAGAGATCAAGCTTTCGCTCTTCCAGCTTGGGCTCAGTCCACAAATAATAGCTTCCATACTTATGCAG GTGCTTTGTCACGTTCTTCCATCATTGGTGAAGCTAAGAAAGGAAGGCTTAGATGGTCACGAGAAGATCAAGAGTTATAT ATGGTGGCTATCGTTTTTC TTTGCGATAGTGGAAGGTATAGTGGTGGCTTGCACTTCTCTCCAGTATTCTGTATTTGCAGCCACAGCTCA GGTCAAGCATGTAATGTTGACAGCATCACTGCTAGTCTGCGGTGCAATGACGATGACTTGGCTTTGTGATACGATATCAGAATCTGGATTTG GTCATGGATCATCTCTAATTATTTGTGTGGGAATATTGACGGGCTACACAGAAACCTTACACAAGATGCTTAATCAAATCTCAG GAAGTTTCACGAATTGGTTGCCTTACTTGTTGGGCGTGCTGGGCATTTTCACGGTAGTAACTATGTTCGCTGTTGTTGTTACTGAGGGATGCAGGAAGATAAAGCTACAATATTATGGCTTTAAACTTGCTTCTGCTTCGAG AGAAGGTTCTCCAATAACAGAGGTGGAGCCATACATACCTTTTAACATTAACCCAGCAGGGATGCAGCCTGTTCTTACTACCACTTATCTCTTGGCATTTCCCAGCATTCTTGCAAG CATTGTGGGTTCACCGTTCTTGTTACACGTGAAGGAGATATTAAACCCTGAAAGCACAGTTGGGGCGCCGCCATGGGTTTACTACTCAGTCTATGCGTTTTTTGTATTTCTCTTCAACATCTTTGACATT GCCAACTTGCCTAAGGAGATAGCGGATTACTTAAACAAAATGGGAGCGAGAATACCAAACATAAAGCCCGGGAAAGCCACAATCGAGTACCTAACGAAGATACAAGCATCAACCAGATTTTGGG GAGGTCTACTGTTGAGCTTTTTGGCAACATCATCCAGTGTACTTGACCACTATCTACGCAGCATCAATCAAGGCTTTTCTATCGGGTTTACGTCGGTTTTAATCATC GTTGGTTCCATTATTGAACTCAGAAGATCTTACCATGCCTACAATGTAATGCCGAGTTTGAGCAAAGCTTTGAAGAGGTATGGTGTATGA
- the LOC106334421 gene encoding uncharacterized protein LOC106334421 — protein MGCVHFESADQRTLSVQEKLNDKTSSTVLQEHEEQGGIQEAWSEIKNRGENVGGYLAGESRHKLEKKKSQVLLEGYVEAQDDQEDLTRAKSLTDDDLEELKGCLDLGFGFSYDEIPELCNTLPALELCYSMSQKFLDDKLNHQEDSPRPPPTTTSPVANWKISSPGDNPDDVKARLKYWAQTVACTVRLCS, from the exons ATGGGTTGCGTTCACTTCGAATCAGCAGATCAACGGACACTTTCTGTCCAAGAGAAACTAAACGACAAAACATCTAGCACAGTCTTGCAAGAACACGAGGAGCAAGGAGGAATCCAAGAAGCTTGGTCCGAGATCAAGAACCGCGGTGAAAACGTCGGAGGTTACTTAGCCGGTGAGAGTAGACACAAGCTTGAGAAGAAAAAGAGCCAAGTGTTGCTGGAAGGTTACGTGGAGGCTCAAGATGATCAAGAAGATCTTACGAGAGCCAAGAGCTTGACGGATGACGATCTCGAGGAGCTAAAAGGTTGTTTAGACCTAGGGTTTGGGTTTAGCTACGACGAGATCCCTGAGCTCTGCAACACTTTGCCTGCTTTAGAGCTATGTTACTCCATGTCCCAGAAGTTCTTAGATGATAAGCTAAACCACCAAGAGGACTCTCCGCGGCCGCCACCGACCACGACCAGTCCAGTTGCGAACTGGAAGATCTCTAGCCCTG GTGATAATCCAGATGATGTAAAAGCTAGACTCAAGTACTGGGCACAAACCGTAGCTTGCACTGTCCGTTTGTGTAGCTGA